A single genomic interval of Aureliella helgolandensis harbors:
- a CDS encoding CRTAC1 family protein: MRFTALLALGLALCGCKQQVKTPTKNWTEDGSGQAEAEHLFDFRDHTVESLVRAVYDNGEGAGEFSIVESLGGGVAALDYDRDGSIDLLFPGGGSIQRDEPLTGLPSTLWRQRDGLQFRDCTELAHLVPPKQYSHGCTTGDFDNDGFDDVLITGYDDLQLLHNLGDGTFAETALTATPENYSWSSSAAWGDFNGDGNLDLYIANYVDWSWENHPACPSGTPGVMDVCTPNDFSGLNDTLYFSNGDGTFRRADESSGLEAGGKGLGVLVADFNSDGHADIYVANDTTNNFLYLNDGTGSFLDAGLMSGTGLDGSGTPNGSMGIALLDFDQNLEPDLWVTNYENESYALYENNGDARFMWATERAGLNSLGNLFVGFGTIAADLDLDGDEDLVVTNGHVMIHPKQSRTEQQSLLLANSEVGDSRRLVRQEFSADSFFSKFHRGRGLICGDLDRDGDLDLVYSHTQEPAAILLNETQTTGKLLSVDLVGTKSNRNAIGTRAILHTNRGKFLRSVVGGGSYLSQNPYTLHWGILPDEVIERLEIYWPSGILQSVTNLHAGAPLSILESPQ, translated from the coding sequence ATGCGATTTACTGCGTTGCTGGCGCTGGGCCTAGCCCTCTGCGGCTGCAAGCAGCAGGTGAAGACACCCACGAAGAACTGGACCGAAGATGGGTCCGGCCAAGCTGAAGCCGAGCATCTCTTCGACTTTCGCGACCATACCGTGGAGAGTCTCGTTCGGGCTGTCTATGATAACGGCGAAGGTGCAGGCGAGTTCAGTATCGTCGAGTCGCTGGGGGGGGGAGTCGCCGCCTTGGACTACGATCGGGATGGCTCCATCGATCTCCTCTTTCCTGGTGGCGGAAGTATCCAGCGAGACGAACCGTTGACGGGCCTACCCTCGACCCTTTGGCGTCAACGGGATGGCCTGCAGTTTCGCGACTGTACGGAGCTCGCGCACCTAGTGCCGCCGAAGCAATATTCCCATGGATGCACCACAGGCGATTTCGACAATGATGGTTTTGATGATGTGCTGATCACTGGCTATGACGACCTACAATTGCTGCACAACCTAGGGGATGGAACGTTTGCCGAGACAGCACTGACCGCCACTCCAGAAAATTATTCCTGGAGTTCGAGTGCGGCTTGGGGAGATTTCAATGGCGATGGCAACCTCGATCTCTATATCGCCAACTATGTGGATTGGTCTTGGGAGAACCATCCAGCTTGCCCCTCCGGCACCCCGGGTGTGATGGATGTGTGTACCCCCAACGACTTTAGCGGACTGAACGACACGCTCTATTTCAGCAACGGAGATGGAACCTTTCGCCGCGCAGACGAATCCAGCGGCCTGGAAGCGGGTGGCAAGGGGCTGGGAGTTTTGGTGGCAGATTTCAATTCGGATGGGCATGCCGACATCTACGTCGCCAATGACACCACCAACAATTTCTTATACCTCAATGACGGCACCGGGAGTTTTCTTGATGCCGGATTGATGAGCGGGACCGGACTCGATGGCAGCGGCACGCCCAATGGAAGCATGGGCATCGCCCTGCTCGACTTCGACCAGAATTTAGAGCCAGACTTGTGGGTCACGAACTATGAAAACGAGAGCTACGCACTCTACGAAAATAACGGTGATGCCAGATTTATGTGGGCCACCGAACGGGCGGGGCTCAATTCCCTAGGCAATTTGTTTGTCGGCTTTGGCACCATCGCGGCAGATCTCGACTTGGATGGCGACGAAGACCTAGTCGTCACCAATGGCCATGTGATGATCCATCCCAAGCAATCTCGGACTGAACAACAGAGTCTCTTACTCGCGAATTCGGAAGTTGGCGATTCACGACGACTTGTACGTCAAGAATTCAGCGCCGATAGTTTTTTCAGCAAGTTCCATCGGGGACGCGGATTGATTTGTGGAGATCTCGACCGAGACGGCGACCTGGATTTGGTCTACTCCCATACGCAAGAGCCGGCGGCTATCCTGCTCAACGAAACCCAAACCACAGGAAAACTCCTGAGCGTGGATTTGGTGGGAACGAAAAGCAATCGCAATGCAATTGGAACCCGGGCCATTCTCCATACGAACCGCGGCAAGTTCCTCAGGTCAGTCGTCGGTGGCGGCAGCTACCTCTCCCAGAATCCATACACCTTGCACTGGGGAATACTCCCGGATGAAGTTATCGAGCGACTCGAAATCTACTGGCCAAGCGGAATACTCCAGAGCGTGACTAACCTACATGCAGGAGCTCCCCTATCGATCCTCGAAAGCCCCCAGTAG
- a CDS encoding efflux RND transporter periplasmic adaptor subunit: MLLRPYWLVFSVLLAWGGLVCSPNELKAQADFPLVEVAAVIETPVDTAYRVIGTVNPLRTSMVGSAVAGRVLEVYVNQGDAVEAGQPLAQLRTDTLELELAAAEAELELYRQQLAEMVNGSRVEDIAEAKARSLGAKAAMENAARQLQRLEELMSSGAAIDADIEDARERSIFTQYTHAAAEATLARVEKGPRSEQIAQAAARVELQQQNVLVIKDRIVKHTMIAPFDGFISAKFTEIGAWIESGGQVAEVIELKEVEIQAPTTAENATKLKRGDTVRVEFPELPHKLLTGVVHRIVPVADSRARTFPVLIRLQNEIIDDSPLLLSGMMARIDLPTGKPQVLPLVPKDALVLNQLDRSVFVVEMERSGETGTVRKVPVELGIAMEGLIQVTGDLSAGDLVVVLGNERLIPNSQVRVTNKVISQTAKN, translated from the coding sequence ATGTTGCTACGCCCTTATTGGTTGGTGTTTTCCGTCCTCCTTGCTTGGGGGGGGCTAGTCTGTTCACCCAACGAGTTGAAAGCCCAGGCCGACTTCCCGCTCGTCGAAGTTGCAGCCGTAATCGAGACCCCCGTGGATACTGCTTACCGAGTGATCGGGACGGTGAACCCACTGCGCACCTCGATGGTTGGTAGTGCGGTGGCGGGCCGCGTGCTGGAGGTCTACGTCAATCAAGGCGATGCTGTCGAAGCCGGCCAGCCCTTGGCGCAGCTCCGGACGGATACGTTGGAACTTGAGTTGGCCGCCGCCGAGGCCGAGCTCGAACTCTACCGCCAGCAGTTGGCCGAAATGGTCAATGGTTCTCGCGTTGAGGACATTGCCGAAGCGAAAGCACGCTCTCTGGGGGCTAAAGCAGCCATGGAAAATGCTGCCAGACAACTGCAGCGGCTCGAGGAGTTGATGTCGTCCGGCGCAGCCATTGATGCCGACATCGAAGATGCACGTGAACGTTCCATCTTCACGCAGTACACGCATGCGGCCGCTGAAGCGACATTGGCACGCGTTGAAAAGGGGCCTCGCAGCGAACAGATTGCGCAAGCTGCAGCGCGAGTGGAGTTGCAACAACAGAATGTGCTGGTGATTAAGGACCGAATTGTCAAACACACCATGATCGCTCCCTTCGATGGCTTTATCTCTGCCAAGTTTACGGAGATTGGAGCTTGGATCGAGAGTGGAGGGCAAGTTGCGGAAGTGATCGAATTGAAAGAGGTTGAGATCCAAGCGCCCACCACTGCCGAAAACGCAACCAAGCTGAAGCGGGGAGATACGGTGCGGGTCGAATTCCCTGAGCTACCTCACAAGCTGCTTACCGGTGTGGTGCATCGGATTGTTCCCGTAGCCGACTCGCGAGCCCGCACGTTTCCCGTACTCATTCGCCTACAGAATGAAATCATTGACGATAGCCCGCTGCTGTTGTCGGGCATGATGGCGCGCATCGACCTACCTACCGGCAAACCTCAAGTCTTGCCACTCGTGCCGAAGGATGCGCTGGTGCTCAACCAGCTCGATCGGTCCGTGTTTGTCGTGGAAATGGAGCGTAGTGGCGAGACGGGGACGGTTCGCAAGGTTCCCGTGGAACTGGGAATTGCCATGGAGGGATTGATTCAAGTCACTGGTGACCTCTCCGCAGGCGATTTAGTGGTGGTGTTGGGGAATGAACGCTTGATTCCCAACAGCCAAGTTCGTGTGACCAACAAGGTGATTTCGCAAACCGCGAAGAACTAA
- a CDS encoding TIM barrel protein, whose translation MSMLNPIILSGFADESAENKQAEQQFAAMAAAGLQHYSIRFIDVGGGIKNAMALTKAELKTVVKLQANYGLSVATLGSPIGKVKLLDVDDGTSNKFIPFKNYLAKEVKHACDVANTLGTKLLRGFSFYHPMGTDPADHLNQVSDQLGAIAEVCAAEGLVFGLEVEANLVGQTGKLLAKIHRQVKNSSLVLIFDGANLVCQGMTPDEVFAEYLAMKPGLGWLHIKDYRHSSATQRMQHVDETSLKNFVPADLGDTGHEAILRDLVNELPKIEKRMKKLGAPGVIFDLEPHVKGGGQFGGFSGPDGFGVALRGLCRLLDYTGIPYHLTDFDDILKRRD comes from the coding sequence ATGTCGATGCTCAATCCAATTATCCTTAGCGGTTTCGCCGATGAGTCGGCAGAAAATAAGCAAGCCGAGCAACAGTTTGCTGCGATGGCGGCCGCGGGGCTCCAACACTACTCCATTCGCTTTATCGACGTGGGCGGAGGCATCAAGAATGCCATGGCACTCACCAAAGCCGAACTCAAGACGGTGGTAAAGCTGCAGGCCAATTACGGTTTGAGTGTAGCCACATTGGGTTCGCCCATTGGCAAAGTCAAGCTCTTGGATGTGGATGACGGGACTTCGAACAAGTTCATTCCGTTTAAGAATTACTTGGCCAAAGAGGTCAAGCACGCGTGTGACGTGGCCAATACGCTCGGCACCAAGCTCCTGCGAGGATTCTCCTTCTACCATCCGATGGGGACAGACCCAGCCGACCATCTCAATCAAGTCTCAGACCAGCTGGGGGCCATCGCCGAGGTGTGCGCAGCGGAGGGCCTCGTGTTTGGGCTCGAGGTCGAAGCCAATCTGGTGGGCCAGACCGGCAAGCTCTTGGCCAAAATTCACCGTCAAGTAAAAAACTCCTCCCTGGTGCTTATCTTCGATGGTGCCAATTTGGTTTGCCAAGGCATGACTCCCGATGAGGTGTTCGCAGAATACTTAGCCATGAAGCCAGGCTTGGGCTGGTTGCACATCAAGGACTATCGCCACAGCTCTGCCACCCAGCGCATGCAGCATGTCGATGAAACCTCGCTCAAGAACTTTGTACCCGCCGACCTGGGCGACACCGGTCACGAGGCCATCCTGCGCGATCTCGTCAACGAGCTCCCCAAGATCGAAAAGAGAATGAAAAAACTTGGGGCACCAGGAGTGATTTTCGATCTCGAACCGCACGTTAAGGGTGGTGGTCAATTTGGTGGATTTAGCGGACCCGACGGATTTGGCGTCGCCCTGCGTGGACTCTGCCGTCTGCTCGACTACACCGGCATCCCCTATCACCTCACCGACTTCGATGACATCCTCAAGCGACGTGACTAA
- a CDS encoding response regulator, with translation MNFTRIDQVTATVLVIESDPLMLTAMGSVMNMQGYRAVLARTEDVANVAIADQTLDVIVLSINELESGCHFAHRLRSHATSSDTPIIFLVPELKAEWTEKLSAQGGVYSLLKPIDPHGLLELVDRVLWMPHLARSRGTAPENHLNMQADWIRLN, from the coding sequence ATGAATTTTACACGCATTGATCAAGTCACCGCGACGGTTCTGGTCATCGAATCGGATCCTTTGATGCTAACGGCCATGGGGTCGGTCATGAATATGCAGGGATATCGAGCGGTGTTGGCTAGAACCGAAGATGTTGCCAATGTCGCCATTGCCGACCAGACCTTGGACGTCATTGTCCTGTCGATCAACGAGCTCGAATCGGGCTGTCATTTCGCCCATCGCTTGCGAAGTCATGCAACATCGAGCGACACGCCCATTATCTTTCTCGTGCCCGAATTGAAGGCGGAATGGACCGAGAAGCTCTCGGCGCAGGGTGGGGTCTACAGTCTGCTCAAGCCGATTGATCCCCATGGTCTATTGGAACTGGTGGACCGGGTCTTGTGGATGCCCCATTTGGCGCGAAGTCGTGGTACCGCCCCTGAAAACCACCTGAACATGCAGGCAGATTGGATTCGTCTGAACTAG
- a CDS encoding 7-carboxy-7-deazaguanine synthase QueE — MKSNAANRKGAKLRISEIYASIQGEGVLTGTPSIFVRTSGCNLRCWFCDTRFASWEPEGEFLELEQVVEQTLALGHSHIVLTGGEPMIYSNLPTLCGEFREAGRHITIETAGTIFHEVACDLMSISPKLSSSAPVGSPGGWFATHNARRERLEVVRQLMTAHPYQLKFVVDTPADADEVLTYLDRLGDFEGQRVLLMPQGTEKVELDRQAAWLIPWCEQHDLRFCPRAHIHWFGNRRGT; from the coding sequence ATGAAATCAAACGCTGCAAATCGAAAGGGGGCTAAACTGCGGATCAGCGAGATCTACGCCAGCATTCAGGGCGAAGGAGTGCTGACCGGTACGCCGAGCATCTTTGTGCGGACCAGTGGCTGCAATTTGCGGTGCTGGTTTTGCGATACGCGGTTTGCCTCTTGGGAACCAGAAGGGGAGTTCCTAGAGCTAGAGCAGGTCGTTGAGCAGACTCTGGCGCTGGGGCACTCGCATATCGTCTTGACCGGCGGAGAGCCGATGATTTATAGCAATTTGCCAACTCTATGCGGCGAGTTCCGAGAGGCCGGCCGGCATATCACGATCGAGACGGCGGGGACCATTTTCCACGAAGTGGCTTGCGATTTGATGTCGATCAGCCCCAAATTGAGCAGTTCCGCGCCCGTGGGGTCGCCCGGTGGTTGGTTCGCGACTCACAATGCTCGACGCGAACGATTGGAGGTCGTGCGGCAATTGATGACCGCCCATCCCTACCAGCTGAAGTTTGTCGTCGATACACCTGCCGACGCTGATGAAGTGCTGACCTACCTCGATCGTCTGGGAGATTTTGAAGGTCAGCGCGTGTTGTTGATGCCACAAGGGACGGAGAAAGTCGAACTCGATCGACAAGCCGCCTGGTTAATCCCCTGGTGCGAGCAGCATGATTTGCGTTTCTGTCCCCGGGCCCATATCCACTGGTTCGGCAATCGCCGAGGCACGTAA
- a CDS encoding serine O-acetyltransferase — MASDFRLKEKLPTLVSSIVGTYTADDRINHLGHCPLPKYDSVVAIVEDLTDILYPGFRRREGLHIGNVTYHVGNLIDSLHDSLTTQIGRALHHDDRVHNRSSDCENQLDYEAKGQAIAIRFLEQIPRLRRLLATDVEAAYDGDPAVSSRDEIIFCYPGLEAITIYRIAHELRRLGVPFIPRMMTEWGHKQTGIDLHPGAQVGEYFFIDHGTGVVIGETCEIGSNVKIYQGVTLGAISFPTDPDGQLIRGQKRHPTIEDRVVIYANATILGGRTVVGHDSVVGSSVWITSAVAPHTTVTLEKPNLRVRGGVPDDLKPETNYQI, encoded by the coding sequence ATGGCATCCGATTTTCGTCTGAAGGAAAAGCTTCCAACACTCGTTTCGTCGATCGTGGGAACCTACACCGCCGATGATCGGATCAATCATTTGGGGCATTGTCCGCTGCCCAAATACGACTCGGTCGTGGCCATTGTGGAGGATCTGACCGACATCCTCTATCCCGGCTTTCGTCGGCGCGAGGGATTGCACATTGGCAACGTGACCTACCATGTTGGCAATTTAATTGATTCCCTACACGATTCGCTCACCACGCAGATCGGGCGCGCCTTGCATCACGACGACCGGGTGCACAATCGATCGAGTGATTGTGAGAACCAGCTCGATTACGAAGCCAAGGGACAGGCCATCGCCATTCGGTTTTTGGAACAGATTCCCCGCTTGCGTCGTTTGCTGGCCACGGATGTCGAAGCGGCCTACGACGGCGACCCGGCGGTTAGTAGTCGCGATGAGATCATTTTTTGCTATCCAGGTTTGGAAGCGATCACCATCTACCGCATTGCGCATGAGTTGCGTCGCTTAGGGGTTCCGTTCATTCCGCGGATGATGACGGAGTGGGGGCACAAGCAGACGGGCATCGATCTGCACCCTGGAGCTCAGGTTGGCGAATACTTTTTCATCGACCACGGAACGGGTGTGGTCATTGGAGAAACATGCGAAATCGGCTCCAACGTTAAGATTTATCAAGGTGTTACCCTCGGAGCAATTAGCTTTCCAACAGACCCCGATGGGCAGTTGATTCGCGGGCAGAAACGCCATCCGACCATCGAAGATCGGGTCGTCATCTATGCCAACGCAACGATTCTGGGTGGGCGCACGGTAGTCGGGCATGACAGCGTCGTTGGTTCTTCTGTGTGGATTACTAGTGCGGTAGCGCCTCATACTACCGTCACTCTGGAAAAGCCGAATTTGCGCGTGCGAGGGGGAGTCCCCGATGATTTGAAGCCGGAGACGAACTACCAAATCTAA
- the queF gene encoding preQ(1) synthase has protein sequence MATPFQDQLEVFDNSFPDREYEIEITCPEFTSICPMTGQPDFGTLIFRYVPGAKCVELKSLKLYLQKFRNEGIFYENVTNRILDDFVEMLKPRRLTLESHWGPRGGISSVITIDYEENS, from the coding sequence GTGGCTACCCCCTTTCAAGATCAACTGGAAGTTTTTGACAATAGTTTCCCAGATCGCGAGTACGAAATCGAAATAACTTGTCCTGAATTCACCTCCATTTGCCCCATGACAGGCCAGCCCGATTTTGGCACGCTGATCTTTCGGTATGTCCCCGGAGCGAAATGTGTTGAACTGAAGAGCCTCAAACTCTACCTGCAAAAGTTCCGCAATGAAGGTATTTTCTACGAGAATGTTACCAATCGCATTCTCGATGACTTTGTGGAAATGCTCAAGCCTCGACGATTGACGCTTGAGAGTCACTGGGGCCCACGTGGCGGAATCTCTTCGGTAATCACCATCGATTACGAAGAAAACAGCTAA
- a CDS encoding efflux RND transporter permease subunit has protein sequence MSLFVWFIQNPVKVSVGVLLVSLFGAISLITMPKQLIPEVQNPILSVRTTWPGASPQEIEREIVQEQEEQLAAVEGLVKMSSTCSSGSSSITLEFAVGTNIEDAMMRVNTRLQQVREYPVNAQEPVIEASSVADSPIARFALTARPPSIAAIEAFQLEHPELAEALEPARRAVNTGLRVFRLQEIYNELQEQHPELVELLPPEADLQAIRKLAEDLIEPQFERVPGVAEAETYGGQDEELQVIIDPERLASRQLTIEDVRVALMGHNRDTSAGELWEGKRRWVIRTLGQFRSPEHVKSQVLRSEGGTPIYVRDVADVVVSYKKADSLSRRYGLTSNGLSVRRSSDANVLEVMKGVQKVTADLNAGLLDRLGLELFQYYDETEYIKSAISLVQQNIFVGGALTIIVLMLFLHLGRKTLLAIPVLAASALASVYISPWFFLVTVGLTLVCGLWFGRGALVVGLAIPVSIIGTFLLLGLMGRSLNVISLAGLAFAVGMLVDNAVVVLENIYRRREMGESAAQAASGGTAEVAGAVVASTLTTIAVFVPVLFVQETSGQLFRDIALAISCAVGLSLVVSFTMIPAAAARLFHGSQTVNRRSSGETASSELDAAPDGAPRSSGRLVGLITAGGNRFAGFIAGMNRWVIERRSRSIALVVSMILFSLSVSYLLWPKVEYLPSGNRNFVFCSLSPPPGYNIEQLMVMGERLEKDLQPYWDVDPGSPEAALLPYPTIDYYFYAVRGTSVFMGFRTTDESRIRELIPLVREAASKFKGTRALVKQSSLFERGLTGGRTIDIEITGGDLNKLIAVGTRVMDDVQRLIPSAQASPQPSLDIASPEVHVYPKRIEAAEMGVNAAELGYAVDAFIDGAYAGDYYVDGDKIDLTIKGGDTFAQRTQDINWLPISTSSGQIVPLEAVADVQINSGPESIMRRERLRAITISVTPPLTMPLEEAMQLIDQQIVDVLHEEGVIDGDTMVSLSGTADKLREAWDALSWNLALALAITYLLMAALFESWLYPFVIILTVPLGAVGGVLGLFVLNFFIFQSLDVLTMLGFVILVGTVVNNAILIVHQSLHYMRDGMAPRQAVPESVRTRIRPIFITTTTTVLGLLPLVVFPGAGSELYRGLGAVVLGGLILSTAFTLFLVPAVFVLTMDAKQFVMGLFQRVAR, from the coding sequence ATGTCACTGTTCGTTTGGTTCATTCAGAACCCGGTCAAAGTCTCGGTCGGCGTATTGCTCGTCTCTTTGTTTGGGGCAATCTCTCTAATCACAATGCCCAAGCAGCTCATTCCCGAGGTGCAAAATCCAATTCTTTCGGTCCGCACCACTTGGCCCGGTGCCAGTCCGCAAGAAATTGAGCGGGAGATCGTGCAAGAGCAGGAGGAGCAGCTGGCCGCCGTTGAAGGCTTGGTCAAGATGTCTTCCACCTGCAGCTCTGGATCCTCCAGCATTACGCTGGAATTCGCTGTCGGGACCAACATCGAAGATGCCATGATGCGTGTGAACACACGCCTGCAGCAAGTTCGCGAGTACCCTGTCAATGCTCAAGAACCTGTGATCGAAGCCTCGAGCGTGGCGGACAGCCCCATCGCTCGCTTTGCGCTGACTGCTAGACCACCCAGTATCGCGGCAATCGAAGCCTTTCAATTAGAGCATCCGGAATTGGCCGAAGCGCTTGAGCCAGCCCGTCGAGCGGTCAACACCGGATTGCGCGTGTTTCGATTGCAAGAAATCTACAATGAATTGCAGGAGCAGCATCCTGAGTTGGTGGAATTGCTCCCCCCCGAAGCCGATTTGCAGGCGATTCGAAAACTTGCAGAAGACCTCATCGAGCCCCAGTTTGAGCGAGTGCCCGGGGTTGCCGAGGCCGAGACCTACGGAGGCCAAGATGAAGAGTTGCAAGTCATCATCGATCCCGAGCGACTGGCCTCGCGGCAGCTCACCATTGAAGATGTCCGAGTCGCGTTGATGGGGCATAATCGGGACACGTCGGCGGGCGAGCTCTGGGAGGGCAAGCGACGTTGGGTGATTCGTACGCTTGGCCAATTTCGCAGCCCAGAGCACGTGAAATCCCAAGTTCTGCGGTCCGAGGGAGGAACCCCTATCTATGTTCGTGATGTGGCTGACGTGGTGGTTTCTTATAAGAAGGCCGATAGCCTCTCACGGCGCTATGGACTCACCAGTAATGGTCTGAGTGTGCGACGTTCCTCCGATGCCAACGTGCTAGAGGTCATGAAAGGGGTGCAAAAGGTAACCGCTGATTTGAATGCTGGCTTGCTCGATCGCCTGGGCCTCGAACTCTTTCAGTACTACGACGAAACAGAGTACATCAAATCAGCGATCAGTCTCGTGCAGCAGAATATCTTTGTGGGGGGAGCGTTGACCATCATCGTGCTGATGCTCTTCTTGCACTTAGGCCGCAAGACACTCTTGGCTATCCCTGTCTTGGCTGCCAGCGCTTTGGCATCGGTGTATATCTCTCCTTGGTTCTTCCTGGTAACCGTCGGGTTGACCCTGGTTTGCGGGCTATGGTTCGGTCGCGGTGCCCTGGTGGTAGGACTCGCGATTCCCGTCAGTATTATTGGGACGTTCTTGCTCTTGGGGCTTATGGGGCGATCCCTGAACGTGATCAGTTTGGCTGGGCTGGCGTTTGCGGTAGGAATGCTCGTCGACAATGCCGTGGTTGTACTCGAAAATATCTACCGCCGCCGCGAGATGGGCGAGTCTGCCGCTCAAGCTGCCTCGGGAGGCACTGCGGAGGTCGCGGGGGCCGTGGTCGCTTCGACGCTTACCACCATCGCCGTGTTCGTCCCGGTTCTGTTCGTCCAGGAAACCTCCGGACAGCTCTTCCGAGATATCGCGTTGGCGATCAGCTGCGCCGTGGGGCTGTCACTCGTCGTCTCCTTCACGATGATTCCTGCAGCTGCGGCGAGGTTGTTTCATGGTAGCCAAACAGTCAACCGTAGATCCTCAGGGGAAACCGCCTCTAGCGAGCTAGACGCGGCGCCAGACGGCGCACCCAGGTCCAGCGGTCGGTTGGTTGGGTTGATCACAGCTGGCGGCAATCGCTTTGCCGGTTTTATCGCAGGAATGAATCGGTGGGTGATTGAACGCAGGAGTCGCTCAATCGCGCTGGTTGTCAGCATGATTCTATTTTCCCTGTCAGTCAGCTATCTGCTGTGGCCCAAAGTCGAATATCTGCCATCGGGGAATCGCAACTTTGTGTTCTGCAGCCTGTCGCCACCTCCGGGCTACAATATCGAGCAATTGATGGTCATGGGCGAGCGGTTAGAGAAGGACTTGCAACCCTACTGGGACGTGGATCCGGGAAGTCCCGAAGCGGCCCTGCTGCCCTACCCTACCATCGACTATTATTTTTACGCGGTCCGCGGCACTTCGGTCTTCATGGGATTCCGCACCACGGATGAAAGTCGGATTCGGGAGCTGATTCCTCTGGTCCGAGAAGCTGCTTCGAAGTTTAAAGGCACGCGCGCCCTGGTGAAGCAGTCCAGTTTGTTCGAGCGAGGACTGACCGGTGGGCGAACGATCGACATTGAAATCACCGGTGGCGATCTCAATAAGTTGATTGCCGTGGGCACGCGGGTGATGGACGATGTGCAACGGCTGATCCCTTCAGCGCAAGCCTCTCCACAACCTAGTTTGGATATCGCCAGTCCCGAAGTGCATGTCTATCCCAAGCGAATCGAAGCGGCCGAGATGGGAGTCAACGCAGCCGAGTTGGGATATGCCGTCGACGCGTTTATCGACGGTGCCTATGCGGGAGACTACTACGTCGATGGAGATAAAATCGACCTCACGATCAAGGGGGGCGATACCTTCGCCCAACGCACGCAAGATATTAATTGGCTGCCGATCTCAACCTCCTCTGGTCAGATTGTACCGCTAGAGGCAGTGGCCGATGTGCAAATCAACAGCGGTCCTGAGTCCATCATGCGTCGTGAGCGTCTGAGAGCCATCACGATTTCAGTCACTCCGCCGCTGACTATGCCGCTGGAGGAAGCGATGCAATTAATTGATCAACAGATTGTCGATGTATTGCACGAAGAGGGAGTCATCGATGGAGATACCATGGTGAGTCTGTCTGGGACGGCTGATAAGTTGCGCGAAGCCTGGGACGCCCTCAGCTGGAACCTGGCTCTAGCGTTGGCAATCACCTATCTGTTGATGGCCGCACTGTTCGAATCGTGGCTTTATCCCTTTGTGATTATCCTGACCGTGCCACTGGGAGCTGTGGGGGGCGTGCTGGGGTTGTTTGTATTGAACTTCTTTATTTTCCAGTCGCTCGACGTGTTGACCATGCTGGGCTTCGTCATTCTGGTCGGGACGGTGGTGAATAATGCAATTCTAATCGTGCACCAATCGCTGCATTACATGCGCGACGGAATGGCCCCGCGGCAAGCCGTACCCGAGAGTGTGCGAACGCGCATTCGCCCCATTTTCATTACCACCACAACAACCGTACTGGGCCTCCTGCCACTGGTCGTATTTCCAGGTGCGGGGAGTGAACTTTATCGAGGTTTGGGGGCGGTCGTGCTCGGTGGCCTAATCCTCTCGACAGCCTTCACGCTCTTCCTAGTGCCGGCGGTGTTCGTGTTGACCATGGATGCCAAGCAGTTCGTCATGGGGTTGTTTCAGAGGGTGGCCCGCTAG
- a CDS encoding class I SAM-dependent methyltransferase: MTSSSDVTNASQPQWQELKALIEQTVQLEPTPIQLGARELTWYRVANPDTLLETAVAGSVDEAGKPLPAEELDPFWAATWRAALGLDQFLARLDLSGTRVLELGCGSGQAGVGAALRGASVTMTDAVLLALQVAELNAQSVASHVRFERLKWGVQQLPEPRFPIIIGSDLVYDTSLFEVLDECLRQHLAPQGRVYLSEPHRHTGDSFAKWIRQAGWETQEHDLDMQDGRIPVRVFECGLPL, translated from the coding sequence ATGACATCCTCAAGCGACGTGACTAACGCATCTCAGCCACAGTGGCAAGAGCTGAAAGCTCTCATTGAACAGACCGTTCAGCTCGAACCGACTCCCATCCAATTGGGAGCCCGCGAGCTGACTTGGTATCGCGTTGCGAACCCCGACACGTTGCTCGAAACGGCGGTGGCGGGCTCTGTGGATGAGGCGGGCAAGCCCTTGCCGGCCGAGGAACTCGATCCCTTTTGGGCCGCGACTTGGCGAGCCGCGCTGGGGTTGGACCAATTCTTAGCCCGCTTAGATCTGTCGGGAACCCGCGTGCTCGAACTCGGTTGCGGGTCGGGCCAGGCCGGTGTTGGCGCCGCCCTCCGCGGCGCCTCGGTGACGATGACCGATGCGGTCTTGCTGGCGCTTCAAGTGGCCGAGCTCAATGCGCAATCGGTTGCCTCCCACGTCCGCTTTGAGCGGCTCAAGTGGGGCGTGCAGCAGCTGCCAGAGCCCCGGTTTCCGATCATCATCGGCTCCGACCTAGTCTACGACACCAGCCTCTTTGAAGTGCTCGATGAGTGCTTGCGACAGCATCTAGCTCCTCAGGGACGCGTCTACCTCAGTGAACCGCACCGGCACACGGGCGATTCCTTTGCCAAGTGGATTCGCCAGGCTGGCTGGGAAACCCAGGAACATGACCTGGACATGCAGGATGGACGCATTCCGGTGCGAGTCTTCGAGTGCGGTTTGCCTCTCTAG